A stretch of Gossypium hirsutum isolate 1008001.06 chromosome A06, Gossypium_hirsutum_v2.1, whole genome shotgun sequence DNA encodes these proteins:
- the LOC107962024 gene encoding uncharacterized protein isoform X3: MKFEDFLMERTEEKKKKIELQEEVDKLQAELDEEKEVNRVLRRALEASPLSLSQQPPLLPPLLPSQVQALLAELATVEEEIVWLERKIDDLKMKLYQEKKLTQQWKIRQQQNQLICKPPRNDDDDLNQRTRSQNYDILRKRRIKSHRRASMGSASDILTLSSSQCSTEVNQRSKKLQTWRIQKQCPIINDKPNELSEELVRCLIGIFLELNQQGSQDKEGSAIVAKLSFSCMASRGYSAKNSLINFKSPIFGFNQNSSNIDPYGIIPEFDGLFRDIGDYKNFIQITRHSFDLTRFSDCLAPIGKLRILLHRLSNVDLTFLTYKQKLAFWINIYNACIMHVFLEHGLPSTQEKLLALMNKAALNVGGIVLNALAIEHFILRHPCESEYGPMDEKEMLLRHAYGLGYPEPNVTFALCRGTWSSPALRIYTADEVVNELGKAKVDYLEASVGITSKKKVSLPKLLQWHMKDFADDMESLVEWVYSQLPRSGSLKTSIMDCLNKESKYQFAKMVEVQHYESEFRYLLSCPYN; the protein is encoded by the exons ATGAAATTCGAAGATTTTTTGATGGAACGAActgaggaaaagaagaagaagattgagCTTCAAGAAGAG GTCGATAAATTGCAAGCGGAATTAGATGAAGAGAAAGAAGTGAACAGGGTTTTGCGGCGGGCGCTTGAGGCTTCGCCGCTGTCATTGTCGCAGCAGCCGCCATTGCTCCCACCGTTGCTTCCGTCTCAA GTTCAGGCACTTCTTGCTGAACTAGCAACGGTTGAAGAAGAGATTGTTTGGCTGGAGAGAAAAATCGATGACCTGAAAATGAAACTGTATCAAGAGAAAAAACTAACCCAACAATGGAAAATCCGGCAACAACAGAATCAGCTCATATGCAAACCACCGAGAAATGACGACGATGATCTAAATCAACGAACCAGATCCCAAAATTATGATATCCTCAGAAAAAGGAGAATTAAAAGCCATAGGCGAGCCTCCATGGGTTCTGCTTCAGATATCCTAACCTTGTCTTCCTCACAATGCTCTACTG AAGTTAATCAACGATCAAAGAAATTACAAACATGGAGAATTCAAAAGCAATGCCCGATCATCAATGACAAACCAAATGAACTGTCGGAAGAACTTGTGAGATGTTTAATAGGCATATTTCTTGAATTGAACCAGCAGGGATCACAAGATAAAGAAGGATCCGCCATTGTAGCAAAGCTTAGCTTCTCTTGCATGGCTTCGAGAGGATACTCGGCAAAGAACTCATTGATTAACTTCAAATCACCCATTTTTGGCTTCAATCAAAATTCATCAAACATTGATCCTTACGGTATAATCCCAGAATTTGATGGCCTTTTTAGAGATATTGGGGATTACAAGAACTTCATCCAAATCACAAGACATTCCTTCGATCTCACTCGATTCTCTGATTGCTTAGCACCAATTGGAAAGTTGAG GATATTGTTGCATAGATTATCTAATGTTGACTTGACATTCTTAACCTACAAGCAAAAGCTGGCATTTTGGATCAATATCTACAATGCCTGTATTATGCAT GTATTTCTTGAACATGGGCTACCTTCCACACAAGAGAAATTATTAGCACTTATGAATAAG GCTGCATTGAATGTGGGCGGTATAGTACTGAATGCTTTAGCCATTGAGCACTTCATTCTTCGCCATCCATGTGAATCAGAATAT GGTCCAATGGATGAGAAAGAAATGCTACTAAGACATGCATATGGTTTGGGGTATCCAGAACCCAATGTAACTTTCGCCCTGTGCCGAGGCACGTGGTCCTCACCAGCA TTAAGGATCTATACAGCGGATGAAGTAGTGAACGAACTGGGGAAAGCAAAAGTTGATTATTTGGAAGCATCGGTCGGAATTACGAGCAAGAAGAAGGTTTCATTGCCGAAGCTACTGCAATGGCATATGAAAGATTTCGCGGACGACATGGAATCGTTGGTGGAATGGGTTTATAGCCAATTGCCGCGTTCTGGGTCTTTGAAAACATCCATTATGGATTGTTTAAACAAAGAATCTAAATACCAGTTTGCCAAAATGGTTGAAGTTCAGCATTATGAATCTGAGTTCCGATATCTGCTTTCCTGcccttataattaa
- the LOC107962024 gene encoding uncharacterized protein isoform X2, with translation MKFEDFLMERTEEKKKKIELQEEVDKLQAELDEEKEVNRVLRRALEASPLSLSQQPPLLPPLLPSQVQALLAELATVEEEIVWLERKIDDLKMKLYQEKKLTQQWKIRQQQNQLICKPPRNDDDDLNQRTRSQNYDILRKRRIKSHRRASMGSASDILTLSSSQCSTGEVNQRSKKLQTWRIQKQCPIINDKPNELSEELVRCLIGIFLELNQQGSQDKEGSAIVAKLSFSCMASRGYSAKNSLINFKSPIFGFNQNSSNIDPYGIIPEFDGLFRDIGDYKNFIQITRHSFDLTRFSDCLAPIGKLRILLHRLSNVDLTFLTYKQKLAFWINIYNACIMHVFLEHGLPSTQEKLLALMNKAALNVGGIVLNALAIEHFILRHPCESEYGPMDEKEMLLRHAYGLGYPEPNVTFALCRGTWSSPALRIYTADEVVNELGKAKVDYLEASVGITSKKKVSLPKLLQWHMKDFADDMESLVEWVYSQLPRSGSLKTSIMDCLNKESKYQFAKMVEVQHYESEFRYLLSCPYN, from the exons ATGAAATTCGAAGATTTTTTGATGGAACGAActgaggaaaagaagaagaagattgagCTTCAAGAAGAG GTCGATAAATTGCAAGCGGAATTAGATGAAGAGAAAGAAGTGAACAGGGTTTTGCGGCGGGCGCTTGAGGCTTCGCCGCTGTCATTGTCGCAGCAGCCGCCATTGCTCCCACCGTTGCTTCCGTCTCAA GTTCAGGCACTTCTTGCTGAACTAGCAACGGTTGAAGAAGAGATTGTTTGGCTGGAGAGAAAAATCGATGACCTGAAAATGAAACTGTATCAAGAGAAAAAACTAACCCAACAATGGAAAATCCGGCAACAACAGAATCAGCTCATATGCAAACCACCGAGAAATGACGACGATGATCTAAATCAACGAACCAGATCCCAAAATTATGATATCCTCAGAAAAAGGAGAATTAAAAGCCATAGGCGAGCCTCCATGGGTTCTGCTTCAGATATCCTAACCTTGTCTTCCTCACAATGCTCTACTG GAGAAGTTAATCAACGATCAAAGAAATTACAAACATGGAGAATTCAAAAGCAATGCCCGATCATCAATGACAAACCAAATGAACTGTCGGAAGAACTTGTGAGATGTTTAATAGGCATATTTCTTGAATTGAACCAGCAGGGATCACAAGATAAAGAAGGATCCGCCATTGTAGCAAAGCTTAGCTTCTCTTGCATGGCTTCGAGAGGATACTCGGCAAAGAACTCATTGATTAACTTCAAATCACCCATTTTTGGCTTCAATCAAAATTCATCAAACATTGATCCTTACGGTATAATCCCAGAATTTGATGGCCTTTTTAGAGATATTGGGGATTACAAGAACTTCATCCAAATCACAAGACATTCCTTCGATCTCACTCGATTCTCTGATTGCTTAGCACCAATTGGAAAGTTGAG GATATTGTTGCATAGATTATCTAATGTTGACTTGACATTCTTAACCTACAAGCAAAAGCTGGCATTTTGGATCAATATCTACAATGCCTGTATTATGCAT GTATTTCTTGAACATGGGCTACCTTCCACACAAGAGAAATTATTAGCACTTATGAATAAG GCTGCATTGAATGTGGGCGGTATAGTACTGAATGCTTTAGCCATTGAGCACTTCATTCTTCGCCATCCATGTGAATCAGAATAT GGTCCAATGGATGAGAAAGAAATGCTACTAAGACATGCATATGGTTTGGGGTATCCAGAACCCAATGTAACTTTCGCCCTGTGCCGAGGCACGTGGTCCTCACCAGCA TTAAGGATCTATACAGCGGATGAAGTAGTGAACGAACTGGGGAAAGCAAAAGTTGATTATTTGGAAGCATCGGTCGGAATTACGAGCAAGAAGAAGGTTTCATTGCCGAAGCTACTGCAATGGCATATGAAAGATTTCGCGGACGACATGGAATCGTTGGTGGAATGGGTTTATAGCCAATTGCCGCGTTCTGGGTCTTTGAAAACATCCATTATGGATTGTTTAAACAAAGAATCTAAATACCAGTTTGCCAAAATGGTTGAAGTTCAGCATTATGAATCTGAGTTCCGATATCTGCTTTCCTGcccttataattaa
- the LOC107962024 gene encoding uncharacterized protein isoform X1, with product MKFEDFLMERTEEKKKKIELQEEVDKLQAELDEEKEVNRVLRRALEASPLSLSQQPPLLPPLLPSQVQALLAELATVEEEIVWLERKIDDLKMKLYQEKKLTQQWKIRQQQNQLICKPPRNDDDDLNQRTRSQNYDILRKRRIKSHRRASMGSASDILTLSSSQCSTAGEVNQRSKKLQTWRIQKQCPIINDKPNELSEELVRCLIGIFLELNQQGSQDKEGSAIVAKLSFSCMASRGYSAKNSLINFKSPIFGFNQNSSNIDPYGIIPEFDGLFRDIGDYKNFIQITRHSFDLTRFSDCLAPIGKLRILLHRLSNVDLTFLTYKQKLAFWINIYNACIMHVFLEHGLPSTQEKLLALMNKAALNVGGIVLNALAIEHFILRHPCESEYGPMDEKEMLLRHAYGLGYPEPNVTFALCRGTWSSPALRIYTADEVVNELGKAKVDYLEASVGITSKKKVSLPKLLQWHMKDFADDMESLVEWVYSQLPRSGSLKTSIMDCLNKESKYQFAKMVEVQHYESEFRYLLSCPYN from the exons ATGAAATTCGAAGATTTTTTGATGGAACGAActgaggaaaagaagaagaagattgagCTTCAAGAAGAG GTCGATAAATTGCAAGCGGAATTAGATGAAGAGAAAGAAGTGAACAGGGTTTTGCGGCGGGCGCTTGAGGCTTCGCCGCTGTCATTGTCGCAGCAGCCGCCATTGCTCCCACCGTTGCTTCCGTCTCAA GTTCAGGCACTTCTTGCTGAACTAGCAACGGTTGAAGAAGAGATTGTTTGGCTGGAGAGAAAAATCGATGACCTGAAAATGAAACTGTATCAAGAGAAAAAACTAACCCAACAATGGAAAATCCGGCAACAACAGAATCAGCTCATATGCAAACCACCGAGAAATGACGACGATGATCTAAATCAACGAACCAGATCCCAAAATTATGATATCCTCAGAAAAAGGAGAATTAAAAGCCATAGGCGAGCCTCCATGGGTTCTGCTTCAGATATCCTAACCTTGTCTTCCTCACAATGCTCTACTG cagGAGAAGTTAATCAACGATCAAAGAAATTACAAACATGGAGAATTCAAAAGCAATGCCCGATCATCAATGACAAACCAAATGAACTGTCGGAAGAACTTGTGAGATGTTTAATAGGCATATTTCTTGAATTGAACCAGCAGGGATCACAAGATAAAGAAGGATCCGCCATTGTAGCAAAGCTTAGCTTCTCTTGCATGGCTTCGAGAGGATACTCGGCAAAGAACTCATTGATTAACTTCAAATCACCCATTTTTGGCTTCAATCAAAATTCATCAAACATTGATCCTTACGGTATAATCCCAGAATTTGATGGCCTTTTTAGAGATATTGGGGATTACAAGAACTTCATCCAAATCACAAGACATTCCTTCGATCTCACTCGATTCTCTGATTGCTTAGCACCAATTGGAAAGTTGAG GATATTGTTGCATAGATTATCTAATGTTGACTTGACATTCTTAACCTACAAGCAAAAGCTGGCATTTTGGATCAATATCTACAATGCCTGTATTATGCAT GTATTTCTTGAACATGGGCTACCTTCCACACAAGAGAAATTATTAGCACTTATGAATAAG GCTGCATTGAATGTGGGCGGTATAGTACTGAATGCTTTAGCCATTGAGCACTTCATTCTTCGCCATCCATGTGAATCAGAATAT GGTCCAATGGATGAGAAAGAAATGCTACTAAGACATGCATATGGTTTGGGGTATCCAGAACCCAATGTAACTTTCGCCCTGTGCCGAGGCACGTGGTCCTCACCAGCA TTAAGGATCTATACAGCGGATGAAGTAGTGAACGAACTGGGGAAAGCAAAAGTTGATTATTTGGAAGCATCGGTCGGAATTACGAGCAAGAAGAAGGTTTCATTGCCGAAGCTACTGCAATGGCATATGAAAGATTTCGCGGACGACATGGAATCGTTGGTGGAATGGGTTTATAGCCAATTGCCGCGTTCTGGGTCTTTGAAAACATCCATTATGGATTGTTTAAACAAAGAATCTAAATACCAGTTTGCCAAAATGGTTGAAGTTCAGCATTATGAATCTGAGTTCCGATATCTGCTTTCCTGcccttataattaa